In Cottoperca gobio chromosome 1, fCotGob3.1, whole genome shotgun sequence, a genomic segment contains:
- the dlc1 gene encoding rho GTPase-activating protein 7 isoform X5 gives MILTQIEAKEACTWLRAAGFPQYAQLYEDPLCLDAQFPIDISSVTRDHDFLDRDAIEALYRRLNTLNKCALMRLEISPQRKRSEDSDEDEPCAISGRWTFQRDSKRWSRMDELEVFSTLPADADPPPFPKDQVSQKGKLALREGNSSESVLTDLSEQPEVASIHSSGSGGRGEEKSHDAAMTNEAVPAGATRASSVASMCSSSGTGGSGCANEDSLSDGMPPSPLETLGQFTFDVKTGMGGFGGSLDRGGGSGKSTRSRAKSFLKRMESLRLRSGTSSKRKKKGSTSGGKIEISGPVIKEGLDDDKLRRLNCVDISSIILNQNLNHHHNPIQTMTLNRNRSVSYSTQTSNGSTGSTGSSQSEASSGSAVSTPSPVTRARSHSTAAGSSKRGGMYLEGFDPFSIPQQASDRQPTPPPKSAPPIPCQASSGMTVDEQNHRNNCSVQDSSRQAEEVEEEGEGGMILFYLPEGHKPGTFPKALQDGSSRNNNGNDNGNSVILRGRQSRRLRRCSEGSVDSRLSFYDNVPYTEREEGEEEEGDERKLEQVLQHVSGLQRFVNAWSEAVAGEEEEEEEDEEEEGDSDSALDSASPCPSSPLQNRLEENGSDQDSTGNPLGEGEEGMRERRDSGVGASLTRTSRPQKLRWPSFQNSHRPSLASAQLQISCQSVLQMNLLQKLSLLQLTALLERHTPTNKHGFSWAVPKFMKRIKVRDYKDRNVFGVPLQVIVQRTGQPLPQGIQQAMRYLRNQCLDQVGLFRKSGVKSRIQALRQMNEASGADGGGVNYDSQSAYDVADMLKQYFRDLPEPLLTSKLSETFLQIYQYMPKELRLQAARAAVLLLPDENREALRTLLCLLSDVTASVSENQMTPTNLAVCLAPSLFHLNTLRRKESSSPRVMNRKPTLGKPDQRDLNENLAATHGLAHMIQECSKLFRIPEEMNRCRNSYVEQALLPRRLDDLAGEEAGHGGHRAFLRDSLDALLKDAKDKFKGYDSCSTPEHAELACRKVHDGFPLRLWKVTVEVPTTPEEVLTRVLREQGYWDEDLLESRVVETLDERTEVYQYVRNTMAPHPTRDHLVLRTWVTDLPKGACALVCTSVDHEGAPVVGVRANVLTSRYFIEPCGTNKSRLTHISRNDCRGRFPEWYNKLYGHLCAAEVARIRDSFTVPMDK, from the exons AGATCGAAGCCAAAGAGGCCTGTACCTGGCTCCGAGCAGCAGGGTTCCCACAGTACGCCCAGCTTTATGAAG ACCCTCTCTGTCTAGATGCCCAGTTTCCTATCGACATCTCTTCAGTCACCAGAGACCATGACTTCCTCGATCGGGACGCTATTGAGGCTCTCTACAG gAGACTGAACACACTCAACAAGTGTGCTTTAATGAGACTGGAGATATcaccacagagaaagaga AGCGAGGACTCCGATGAGGACGAGCCTTGTGCCATCAGTGGCCGCTGGACCTTCCAGAGGGACAGCAAGCGCTGGTCCCGTATGGACGAACTGGAGGTTTTTTCCACACTACCCGCAGACGCTGACCCACCCCCATTCCCCAAGGACCAAGTATCCCAGAAAGGCAAGCTCGCCTTGCGTGAAGGCAATAGTTCAGAGAGTGTGCTGACTGACCTCAGCGAGCAGCCTGAAGTGGCCTCTATCCACAGCAGCgggagtggaggaagaggagaagagaagagccaTGATGCTGCCATGACAAATGAAGCTGTACCCGCTGGTGCCACTCGTGCCAGCTCTGTCGCTAGCATGTGTTCATCCTCGGGCACAGGGGGGTCAGGCTGCGCTAATGAGGACTCTCTGTCTGATGGGATGCCTCCATCGCCCCTGGAGACACTCGGACAGTTCACTTTTGATGTGAAAACAGGGATGGGAGGATTCGGAGGAAGTCTGGACAGAGGAGGTGGCAGCGGCAAAAGCACACGCTCAAGAGCTAAGAGCTTTCTCAAGAGGATGGAGAGTCTGCGACTGCGCAGCGGCACCTCCTccaagagaaagaagaaggggAGCACCAGCGGGGGGAAGATAGAAATCAGTGGCCCTGTCATCAAAGAGGGTCTGGATGATGACAAGCTGCGAAGACTCAACTGCGTGGACATCTCCAGTATCATCCTAAACCAGAACCTCAATCACCACCACAATCCCATTCAAACTATGACACTTAACCGGAATCGCTCTGTATCCTACTCCACTCAGACCAGCAATGGCAGCACTGGAAGTACTGGGAGCAGCCAGTCTGAAGCTAGCAGTGGAAGTGCAGTGAGCACACCGAGCCCTGTGACTCGCGCTCGCAgccacagcacagcagcaggcTCTAGTAAGAGAGGAGGAATGTATTTGGAGGGTTTTGATCCTTTCAGCATTCCCCAACAAGCTTCAGATCGACAGCCAACACCCCCACCCAAATCTGCACCACCCATCCCCTGCCAAGCTAGTAGTGGGATGACAGTCGATGAGCAGAACCACAGGAACAACTGCAGTGTTCAAGACAGTAGCAGACAAGCGGAGGAAGTAGAAGAGGAGGGCGAGGGGGGCATGATCTTGTTCTACTTACCAGAAGGTCACAAGCCTGGGACCTTCCCCAAAGCCCTGCAGGACGGGAGTTCACGCAATAACAATGGGAATGATAACGGGAACTCAGTTATCCTAAGGGGGCGGCAAAGTAGACGCTTGCGGCGTTGCTCTGAAGGCTCCGTTGACAGCCGGCTCAGTTTTTATGACAACGTCCCCTACactgagagggaggagggagaggaggaagagggggatgAACGCAAACTGGAGCAAGTGCTGCAACATGTCAGCGGCCTGCAGCGGTTTGTAAATGCCTGGTCAGAGGCTGTGGCCGgcgaagaggaggaagaggaggaggacgaagaggaagaaggagactCAGATTCAGCACTGGACTCTGCCTCCCCGTGCCCGTCCTCGCCTCTGCAGAACCGGCTGGAGGAGAACGGAAGTGATCAAGACAGCACGGGAAACCCgctgggagagggagaggaagggatgagagagagaagggattCTGGTGTCGGGGCATCTCTAACCAGAACCAGCAG ACCACAGAAACTCCGCTGGCCGAGCTTCCAGAACTCCCATCGGCCCAGCTTGGCCTCGGCCCAGCTCCAGATCAGCTGCCAGTCTGTGCTACAGATGAATCTGCTCCAGAAGCTTTCCCTGCTGCAGCTCACTGCTCTGCTGGAGAGACACACCCCTACAAACAAACATGGCTTCAGCTG GGCTGTGCCAAAGTTTATGAAGCGGATCAAGGTGCGCGACTACAAAGACAGGAATGTCTTCGGTGTGCCACTACAAGTCATCGTCCAGCGGACAGGCCAGCCCCTCCCTCAGGGAATACAGCAGGCGATGCGCTATTTACGCAACCAGTGCCTCGACCAG GTGGGTCTTTTCAGGAAATCTGGCGTTAAATCTCGTATCCAAGCTCTTCGCCAGATGAACGAGGCGAGCGGCGCAGATGGGGGAGGAGTCAACTACGACAGCCAATCGGCATATGACGTTGCAGACATGCTTAAGCAGTACTTCAGAGATTTGCCAGAACCCCTGCTCACTAGCAAACTGTCTGAGACATTCCTCCAGATTTATCAAt ACATGCCTAAAGAGCTCCGTCTGCAGGCAGCGCGTGCCGCCGTGCTGCTGCTTCCTGATGAGAACCGCGAGGCACTGCGGACGCTGCTGTGTCTGCTGAGCGACGTGACAGCCAGCGTGTCTGAGAACCAGATGACTCCCACCAACCTCGCTGTTTGTCTGGCCCCGTCCCTCTTCCACCTCAACACCCTGCGCCGCAAGGAGAGCTCCTCGCCAAG GGTGATGAACAGGAAGCCGACACTGGGAAAGCCGGACCAGAGAGATCTGAATGAGAACCTGGCTGCCACTCACGGCCTGGCACACATGATCCAGGAGTGCAGCAAACTCTTCCGG ATCCCAGAGGAGATGAATCGCTGCAGGAACTCCTACGTGGAGCAGGCGCTGCTGCCGAGACGTTTGGACGACCTCGCAGGTGAAGAGGCCGGGCATGGAGGTCACAGGGCCTTCCTCCGGGACAGCCTGGACGCCCTACTCAAAGACGCCAAGGACAAGTTTAAAGGTTACGACAGCTGCTCCACACCCGAGCACGCCGAGCTGGCCTGTAGGAAG GTGCACGACGGCTTTCCACTGCGGCTGTGGAAGGTGACCGTGGAGGTGCCTACGACTCCCGAGGAGGTTCTGACGCGAGTGCTGCGGGAGCAGGGCTACTGGGACGAGGACCTGCTCGAGAGCCGGGTGGTGGAGACTCTGGATGAGAGGACGGAGGTCTACCAGTATGTCAGGAACACCATGGCTCCACATCCCACCAGAGACCACCTGGTGCTCAG AACATGGGTAACGGACCTGCCAAAGGGAGCGTGTGCACTGGTGTGTACATCTGTGGACCATGAAGGCGCACCCGTTGTAGGCGTCCGGGCCAATGTCCTCACCTCACGCTACTTCATCGAGCCCTGTGGAACCAACAAATCCAGACTCACACATATTTCCAGGAACGACTGCAG gGGTCGTTTCCCAGAGTGGTACAATAAACTGTATGGGCACTTGTGTGCTGCTGAGGTGGCGCGGATACGTGACTCATTCACCGTGCCCATGGACAAATAA
- the dlc1 gene encoding rho GTPase-activating protein 7 isoform X7 — translation MMREIEAKEACTWLRAAGFPQYAQLYEDAQFPIDISSVTRDHDFLDRDAIEALYRRLNTLNKCALMRLEISPQRKRSEDSDEDEPCAISGRWTFQRDSKRWSRMDELEVFSTLPADADPPPFPKDQVSQKGKLALREGNSSESVLTDLSEQPEVASIHSSGSGGRGEEKSHDAAMTNEAVPAGATRASSVASMCSSSGTGGSGCANEDSLSDGMPPSPLETLGQFTFDVKTGMGGFGGSLDRGGGSGKSTRSRAKSFLKRMESLRLRSGTSSKRKKKGSTSGGKIEISGPVIKEGLDDDKLRRLNCVDISSIILNQNLNHHHNPIQTMTLNRNRSVSYSTQTSNGSTGSTGSSQSEASSGSAVSTPSPVTRARSHSTAAGSSKRGGMYLEGFDPFSIPQQASDRQPTPPPKSAPPIPCQASSGMTVDEQNHRNNCSVQDSSRQAEEVEEEGEGGMILFYLPEGHKPGTFPKALQDGSSRNNNGNDNGNSVILRGRQSRRLRRCSEGSVDSRLSFYDNVPYTEREEGEEEEGDERKLEQVLQHVSGLQRFVNAWSEAVAGEEEEEEEDEEEEGDSDSALDSASPCPSSPLQNRLEENGSDQDSTGNPLGEGEEGMRERRDSGVGASLTRTSRPQKLRWPSFQNSHRPSLASAQLQISCQSVLQMNLLQKLSLLQLTALLERHTPTNKHGFSWAVPKFMKRIKVRDYKDRNVFGVPLQVIVQRTGQPLPQGIQQAMRYLRNQCLDQVGLFRKSGVKSRIQALRQMNEASGADGGGVNYDSQSAYDVADMLKQYFRDLPEPLLTSKLSETFLQIYQYMPKELRLQAARAAVLLLPDENREALRTLLCLLSDVTASVSENQMTPTNLAVCLAPSLFHLNTLRRKESSSPRVMNRKPTLGKPDQRDLNENLAATHGLAHMIQECSKLFRIPEEMNRCRNSYVEQALLPRRLDDLAGEEAGHGGHRAFLRDSLDALLKDAKDKFKGYDSCSTPEHAELACRKVHDGFPLRLWKVTVEVPTTPEEVLTRVLREQGYWDEDLLESRVVETLDERTEVYQYVRNTMAPHPTRDHLVLRTWVTDLPKGACALVCTSVDHEGAPVVGVRANVLTSRYFIEPCGTNKSRLTHISRNDCRGRFPEWYNKLYGHLCAAEVARIRDSFTVPMDK, via the exons AGATCGAAGCCAAAGAGGCCTGTACCTGGCTCCGAGCAGCAGGGTTCCCACAGTACGCCCAGCTTTATGAAG ATGCCCAGTTTCCTATCGACATCTCTTCAGTCACCAGAGACCATGACTTCCTCGATCGGGACGCTATTGAGGCTCTCTACAG gAGACTGAACACACTCAACAAGTGTGCTTTAATGAGACTGGAGATATcaccacagagaaagaga AGCGAGGACTCCGATGAGGACGAGCCTTGTGCCATCAGTGGCCGCTGGACCTTCCAGAGGGACAGCAAGCGCTGGTCCCGTATGGACGAACTGGAGGTTTTTTCCACACTACCCGCAGACGCTGACCCACCCCCATTCCCCAAGGACCAAGTATCCCAGAAAGGCAAGCTCGCCTTGCGTGAAGGCAATAGTTCAGAGAGTGTGCTGACTGACCTCAGCGAGCAGCCTGAAGTGGCCTCTATCCACAGCAGCgggagtggaggaagaggagaagagaagagccaTGATGCTGCCATGACAAATGAAGCTGTACCCGCTGGTGCCACTCGTGCCAGCTCTGTCGCTAGCATGTGTTCATCCTCGGGCACAGGGGGGTCAGGCTGCGCTAATGAGGACTCTCTGTCTGATGGGATGCCTCCATCGCCCCTGGAGACACTCGGACAGTTCACTTTTGATGTGAAAACAGGGATGGGAGGATTCGGAGGAAGTCTGGACAGAGGAGGTGGCAGCGGCAAAAGCACACGCTCAAGAGCTAAGAGCTTTCTCAAGAGGATGGAGAGTCTGCGACTGCGCAGCGGCACCTCCTccaagagaaagaagaaggggAGCACCAGCGGGGGGAAGATAGAAATCAGTGGCCCTGTCATCAAAGAGGGTCTGGATGATGACAAGCTGCGAAGACTCAACTGCGTGGACATCTCCAGTATCATCCTAAACCAGAACCTCAATCACCACCACAATCCCATTCAAACTATGACACTTAACCGGAATCGCTCTGTATCCTACTCCACTCAGACCAGCAATGGCAGCACTGGAAGTACTGGGAGCAGCCAGTCTGAAGCTAGCAGTGGAAGTGCAGTGAGCACACCGAGCCCTGTGACTCGCGCTCGCAgccacagcacagcagcaggcTCTAGTAAGAGAGGAGGAATGTATTTGGAGGGTTTTGATCCTTTCAGCATTCCCCAACAAGCTTCAGATCGACAGCCAACACCCCCACCCAAATCTGCACCACCCATCCCCTGCCAAGCTAGTAGTGGGATGACAGTCGATGAGCAGAACCACAGGAACAACTGCAGTGTTCAAGACAGTAGCAGACAAGCGGAGGAAGTAGAAGAGGAGGGCGAGGGGGGCATGATCTTGTTCTACTTACCAGAAGGTCACAAGCCTGGGACCTTCCCCAAAGCCCTGCAGGACGGGAGTTCACGCAATAACAATGGGAATGATAACGGGAACTCAGTTATCCTAAGGGGGCGGCAAAGTAGACGCTTGCGGCGTTGCTCTGAAGGCTCCGTTGACAGCCGGCTCAGTTTTTATGACAACGTCCCCTACactgagagggaggagggagaggaggaagagggggatgAACGCAAACTGGAGCAAGTGCTGCAACATGTCAGCGGCCTGCAGCGGTTTGTAAATGCCTGGTCAGAGGCTGTGGCCGgcgaagaggaggaagaggaggaggacgaagaggaagaaggagactCAGATTCAGCACTGGACTCTGCCTCCCCGTGCCCGTCCTCGCCTCTGCAGAACCGGCTGGAGGAGAACGGAAGTGATCAAGACAGCACGGGAAACCCgctgggagagggagaggaagggatgagagagagaagggattCTGGTGTCGGGGCATCTCTAACCAGAACCAGCAG ACCACAGAAACTCCGCTGGCCGAGCTTCCAGAACTCCCATCGGCCCAGCTTGGCCTCGGCCCAGCTCCAGATCAGCTGCCAGTCTGTGCTACAGATGAATCTGCTCCAGAAGCTTTCCCTGCTGCAGCTCACTGCTCTGCTGGAGAGACACACCCCTACAAACAAACATGGCTTCAGCTG GGCTGTGCCAAAGTTTATGAAGCGGATCAAGGTGCGCGACTACAAAGACAGGAATGTCTTCGGTGTGCCACTACAAGTCATCGTCCAGCGGACAGGCCAGCCCCTCCCTCAGGGAATACAGCAGGCGATGCGCTATTTACGCAACCAGTGCCTCGACCAG GTGGGTCTTTTCAGGAAATCTGGCGTTAAATCTCGTATCCAAGCTCTTCGCCAGATGAACGAGGCGAGCGGCGCAGATGGGGGAGGAGTCAACTACGACAGCCAATCGGCATATGACGTTGCAGACATGCTTAAGCAGTACTTCAGAGATTTGCCAGAACCCCTGCTCACTAGCAAACTGTCTGAGACATTCCTCCAGATTTATCAAt ACATGCCTAAAGAGCTCCGTCTGCAGGCAGCGCGTGCCGCCGTGCTGCTGCTTCCTGATGAGAACCGCGAGGCACTGCGGACGCTGCTGTGTCTGCTGAGCGACGTGACAGCCAGCGTGTCTGAGAACCAGATGACTCCCACCAACCTCGCTGTTTGTCTGGCCCCGTCCCTCTTCCACCTCAACACCCTGCGCCGCAAGGAGAGCTCCTCGCCAAG GGTGATGAACAGGAAGCCGACACTGGGAAAGCCGGACCAGAGAGATCTGAATGAGAACCTGGCTGCCACTCACGGCCTGGCACACATGATCCAGGAGTGCAGCAAACTCTTCCGG ATCCCAGAGGAGATGAATCGCTGCAGGAACTCCTACGTGGAGCAGGCGCTGCTGCCGAGACGTTTGGACGACCTCGCAGGTGAAGAGGCCGGGCATGGAGGTCACAGGGCCTTCCTCCGGGACAGCCTGGACGCCCTACTCAAAGACGCCAAGGACAAGTTTAAAGGTTACGACAGCTGCTCCACACCCGAGCACGCCGAGCTGGCCTGTAGGAAG GTGCACGACGGCTTTCCACTGCGGCTGTGGAAGGTGACCGTGGAGGTGCCTACGACTCCCGAGGAGGTTCTGACGCGAGTGCTGCGGGAGCAGGGCTACTGGGACGAGGACCTGCTCGAGAGCCGGGTGGTGGAGACTCTGGATGAGAGGACGGAGGTCTACCAGTATGTCAGGAACACCATGGCTCCACATCCCACCAGAGACCACCTGGTGCTCAG AACATGGGTAACGGACCTGCCAAAGGGAGCGTGTGCACTGGTGTGTACATCTGTGGACCATGAAGGCGCACCCGTTGTAGGCGTCCGGGCCAATGTCCTCACCTCACGCTACTTCATCGAGCCCTGTGGAACCAACAAATCCAGACTCACACATATTTCCAGGAACGACTGCAG gGGTCGTTTCCCAGAGTGGTACAATAAACTGTATGGGCACTTGTGTGCTGCTGAGGTGGCGCGGATACGTGACTCATTCACCGTGCCCATGGACAAATAA
- the dlc1 gene encoding rho GTPase-activating protein 7 isoform X6: MILTQIEAKEACTWLRAAGFPQYAQLYEDAQFPIDISSVTRDHDFLDRDAIEALYRRLNTLNKCALMRLEISPQRKRSEDSDEDEPCAISGRWTFQRDSKRWSRMDELEVFSTLPADADPPPFPKDQVSQKGKLALREGNSSESVLTDLSEQPEVASIHSSGSGGRGEEKSHDAAMTNEAVPAGATRASSVASMCSSSGTGGSGCANEDSLSDGMPPSPLETLGQFTFDVKTGMGGFGGSLDRGGGSGKSTRSRAKSFLKRMESLRLRSGTSSKRKKKGSTSGGKIEISGPVIKEGLDDDKLRRLNCVDISSIILNQNLNHHHNPIQTMTLNRNRSVSYSTQTSNGSTGSTGSSQSEASSGSAVSTPSPVTRARSHSTAAGSSKRGGMYLEGFDPFSIPQQASDRQPTPPPKSAPPIPCQASSGMTVDEQNHRNNCSVQDSSRQAEEVEEEGEGGMILFYLPEGHKPGTFPKALQDGSSRNNNGNDNGNSVILRGRQSRRLRRCSEGSVDSRLSFYDNVPYTEREEGEEEEGDERKLEQVLQHVSGLQRFVNAWSEAVAGEEEEEEEDEEEEGDSDSALDSASPCPSSPLQNRLEENGSDQDSTGNPLGEGEEGMRERRDSGVGASLTRTSRPQKLRWPSFQNSHRPSLASAQLQISCQSVLQMNLLQKLSLLQLTALLERHTPTNKHGFSWAVPKFMKRIKVRDYKDRNVFGVPLQVIVQRTGQPLPQGIQQAMRYLRNQCLDQVGLFRKSGVKSRIQALRQMNEASGADGGGVNYDSQSAYDVADMLKQYFRDLPEPLLTSKLSETFLQIYQYMPKELRLQAARAAVLLLPDENREALRTLLCLLSDVTASVSENQMTPTNLAVCLAPSLFHLNTLRRKESSSPRVMNRKPTLGKPDQRDLNENLAATHGLAHMIQECSKLFRIPEEMNRCRNSYVEQALLPRRLDDLAGEEAGHGGHRAFLRDSLDALLKDAKDKFKGYDSCSTPEHAELACRKVHDGFPLRLWKVTVEVPTTPEEVLTRVLREQGYWDEDLLESRVVETLDERTEVYQYVRNTMAPHPTRDHLVLRTWVTDLPKGACALVCTSVDHEGAPVVGVRANVLTSRYFIEPCGTNKSRLTHISRNDCRGRFPEWYNKLYGHLCAAEVARIRDSFTVPMDK, from the exons AGATCGAAGCCAAAGAGGCCTGTACCTGGCTCCGAGCAGCAGGGTTCCCACAGTACGCCCAGCTTTATGAAG ATGCCCAGTTTCCTATCGACATCTCTTCAGTCACCAGAGACCATGACTTCCTCGATCGGGACGCTATTGAGGCTCTCTACAG gAGACTGAACACACTCAACAAGTGTGCTTTAATGAGACTGGAGATATcaccacagagaaagaga AGCGAGGACTCCGATGAGGACGAGCCTTGTGCCATCAGTGGCCGCTGGACCTTCCAGAGGGACAGCAAGCGCTGGTCCCGTATGGACGAACTGGAGGTTTTTTCCACACTACCCGCAGACGCTGACCCACCCCCATTCCCCAAGGACCAAGTATCCCAGAAAGGCAAGCTCGCCTTGCGTGAAGGCAATAGTTCAGAGAGTGTGCTGACTGACCTCAGCGAGCAGCCTGAAGTGGCCTCTATCCACAGCAGCgggagtggaggaagaggagaagagaagagccaTGATGCTGCCATGACAAATGAAGCTGTACCCGCTGGTGCCACTCGTGCCAGCTCTGTCGCTAGCATGTGTTCATCCTCGGGCACAGGGGGGTCAGGCTGCGCTAATGAGGACTCTCTGTCTGATGGGATGCCTCCATCGCCCCTGGAGACACTCGGACAGTTCACTTTTGATGTGAAAACAGGGATGGGAGGATTCGGAGGAAGTCTGGACAGAGGAGGTGGCAGCGGCAAAAGCACACGCTCAAGAGCTAAGAGCTTTCTCAAGAGGATGGAGAGTCTGCGACTGCGCAGCGGCACCTCCTccaagagaaagaagaaggggAGCACCAGCGGGGGGAAGATAGAAATCAGTGGCCCTGTCATCAAAGAGGGTCTGGATGATGACAAGCTGCGAAGACTCAACTGCGTGGACATCTCCAGTATCATCCTAAACCAGAACCTCAATCACCACCACAATCCCATTCAAACTATGACACTTAACCGGAATCGCTCTGTATCCTACTCCACTCAGACCAGCAATGGCAGCACTGGAAGTACTGGGAGCAGCCAGTCTGAAGCTAGCAGTGGAAGTGCAGTGAGCACACCGAGCCCTGTGACTCGCGCTCGCAgccacagcacagcagcaggcTCTAGTAAGAGAGGAGGAATGTATTTGGAGGGTTTTGATCCTTTCAGCATTCCCCAACAAGCTTCAGATCGACAGCCAACACCCCCACCCAAATCTGCACCACCCATCCCCTGCCAAGCTAGTAGTGGGATGACAGTCGATGAGCAGAACCACAGGAACAACTGCAGTGTTCAAGACAGTAGCAGACAAGCGGAGGAAGTAGAAGAGGAGGGCGAGGGGGGCATGATCTTGTTCTACTTACCAGAAGGTCACAAGCCTGGGACCTTCCCCAAAGCCCTGCAGGACGGGAGTTCACGCAATAACAATGGGAATGATAACGGGAACTCAGTTATCCTAAGGGGGCGGCAAAGTAGACGCTTGCGGCGTTGCTCTGAAGGCTCCGTTGACAGCCGGCTCAGTTTTTATGACAACGTCCCCTACactgagagggaggagggagaggaggaagagggggatgAACGCAAACTGGAGCAAGTGCTGCAACATGTCAGCGGCCTGCAGCGGTTTGTAAATGCCTGGTCAGAGGCTGTGGCCGgcgaagaggaggaagaggaggaggacgaagaggaagaaggagactCAGATTCAGCACTGGACTCTGCCTCCCCGTGCCCGTCCTCGCCTCTGCAGAACCGGCTGGAGGAGAACGGAAGTGATCAAGACAGCACGGGAAACCCgctgggagagggagaggaagggatgagagagagaagggattCTGGTGTCGGGGCATCTCTAACCAGAACCAGCAG ACCACAGAAACTCCGCTGGCCGAGCTTCCAGAACTCCCATCGGCCCAGCTTGGCCTCGGCCCAGCTCCAGATCAGCTGCCAGTCTGTGCTACAGATGAATCTGCTCCAGAAGCTTTCCCTGCTGCAGCTCACTGCTCTGCTGGAGAGACACACCCCTACAAACAAACATGGCTTCAGCTG GGCTGTGCCAAAGTTTATGAAGCGGATCAAGGTGCGCGACTACAAAGACAGGAATGTCTTCGGTGTGCCACTACAAGTCATCGTCCAGCGGACAGGCCAGCCCCTCCCTCAGGGAATACAGCAGGCGATGCGCTATTTACGCAACCAGTGCCTCGACCAG GTGGGTCTTTTCAGGAAATCTGGCGTTAAATCTCGTATCCAAGCTCTTCGCCAGATGAACGAGGCGAGCGGCGCAGATGGGGGAGGAGTCAACTACGACAGCCAATCGGCATATGACGTTGCAGACATGCTTAAGCAGTACTTCAGAGATTTGCCAGAACCCCTGCTCACTAGCAAACTGTCTGAGACATTCCTCCAGATTTATCAAt ACATGCCTAAAGAGCTCCGTCTGCAGGCAGCGCGTGCCGCCGTGCTGCTGCTTCCTGATGAGAACCGCGAGGCACTGCGGACGCTGCTGTGTCTGCTGAGCGACGTGACAGCCAGCGTGTCTGAGAACCAGATGACTCCCACCAACCTCGCTGTTTGTCTGGCCCCGTCCCTCTTCCACCTCAACACCCTGCGCCGCAAGGAGAGCTCCTCGCCAAG GGTGATGAACAGGAAGCCGACACTGGGAAAGCCGGACCAGAGAGATCTGAATGAGAACCTGGCTGCCACTCACGGCCTGGCACACATGATCCAGGAGTGCAGCAAACTCTTCCGG ATCCCAGAGGAGATGAATCGCTGCAGGAACTCCTACGTGGAGCAGGCGCTGCTGCCGAGACGTTTGGACGACCTCGCAGGTGAAGAGGCCGGGCATGGAGGTCACAGGGCCTTCCTCCGGGACAGCCTGGACGCCCTACTCAAAGACGCCAAGGACAAGTTTAAAGGTTACGACAGCTGCTCCACACCCGAGCACGCCGAGCTGGCCTGTAGGAAG GTGCACGACGGCTTTCCACTGCGGCTGTGGAAGGTGACCGTGGAGGTGCCTACGACTCCCGAGGAGGTTCTGACGCGAGTGCTGCGGGAGCAGGGCTACTGGGACGAGGACCTGCTCGAGAGCCGGGTGGTGGAGACTCTGGATGAGAGGACGGAGGTCTACCAGTATGTCAGGAACACCATGGCTCCACATCCCACCAGAGACCACCTGGTGCTCAG AACATGGGTAACGGACCTGCCAAAGGGAGCGTGTGCACTGGTGTGTACATCTGTGGACCATGAAGGCGCACCCGTTGTAGGCGTCCGGGCCAATGTCCTCACCTCACGCTACTTCATCGAGCCCTGTGGAACCAACAAATCCAGACTCACACATATTTCCAGGAACGACTGCAG gGGTCGTTTCCCAGAGTGGTACAATAAACTGTATGGGCACTTGTGTGCTGCTGAGGTGGCGCGGATACGTGACTCATTCACCGTGCCCATGGACAAATAA